The following DNA comes from Alosa alosa isolate M-15738 ecotype Scorff River chromosome 13, AALO_Geno_1.1, whole genome shotgun sequence.
GCAACCTTGGCTGATATATCTagcagggctgtagtggagtaagtatatatactcttttgatcctgtgagggaaaacacaagtaaacacaggTCATCCtcctctgaaatgtcagaaatacagtttatccacctcttattagtgTTTTTGACATTCAAAAATCTCACTGTATTAACCACATTTACAATatttacactcatcaacactctaggaaccatttaataccactggtattgttataaacattgaacaataacctccaccatcatcaaacatgttctgaatgtctTTTTAATAAATCTGATACCACATGGCACCATTATAGTTCACccaccactacacccctgctaCTAAGTCTTGTAATTATGTTGGTAGGCCTTCTCTAGCCCACACCTATCTGGTACCATGACTGTCACTCAAAAGTATAAGCCACGTGTCACCACAGCAGCAGCTAAATCATGTGGAAGTGAGGTCATAGCCAGTTAACAGTCTGTTTCTCTGATGTACAGGTAAGAAACCTGGAGCACCGCATACcttttcaggaaaaaaaaactcaggTAAAATCAGTGAAGCAACCCGTGACTGAAAGCACCACTGGCAAATCATCGTAGAGACAATGACAGCTAGTGTTACTTGCCAGTCAAACAAGGGGCGGGACTGCGCATTCGTCACACAACGCCGCTCGGAAGTGGAGGAGTAGGTCGCTTAAAAACTTTCCAAAAGCTTCAGGGTTTCTGTTGTTGCACTCCTCTCAGACGTAGATGcagtataatataattaaattatttcGGAAGCAGGGACCTTGGAGTTTAGTTGTAGTGAGTGCTACAGATAAACCAAAGAGGAGCTTGTGGGTTGTCACGAGCTGTTTGGATGAGAATTTGCCTTGACTCACGCGATAAAGTGGCTAGGAATTGTTAGCCAAAGGCGAGTCAACAAGTCGTAACTTAACGTTACAAATTACGTTGCCCGAGAAGATATCTGTTGCCCGAGAAGAGCTGTCTGGACAGCAATTTGAAGAAATGGCGACGAGAGAAGACGAATATGACTACCTCTTTAAAGGTGAGTCCTCCGCATTAAACGATGACGTTGCCTCACAGCTAGCACAGTTAGCTACCTTGTGAATTGGCTAGCAAAAGCTAGTAAGCTAGCGAGGTACGCTAGCAAGGTTAGTAGCTAATGCCACTTGAAGCTGTTGGAGCTTGCTAGTCTACATGCTAACTGCGATCGTTATGATTTTACCAAACTAATCAGTAAAGTAGCCAGACGGATCACTGTAACTTTTGCAAAGGTGAACAATGTATTTGCTATGTTAAAATCAGCTGATGTTTGCCAGCAAACAGTATGCTGCTGGTTTAGATAATGTTTTGTTGATATCTACAGATGAAAAAGTCAACAGTTTTAGTGCCACTAGCTTATACTGTCTGCGTTAAGTTGCAAGGCGTGTGATGGGTGACAGGGAATTTGAAAAATCGGTAGATGACAGTTTTGACTGGCAACTTCAAACTAACTAACACATGTTAGCTATTCAAATAGCAACTGTAGCAAGGCATGTGATGCAATCTAATTAGAAGGTGGTCATCGGGAATTTAGTTGGCAGAATGACACATCGCGATGAGTCACCCTGAGGTGGACCTAGGTACCTTGAGCCAGTGTCCTTGTTTTGGCCATTGAAATTCTTGGtcacttctgttattagaagacggatagatagatcgatataTACTTAGAATATGTTTTGTCTCACCTGATACATCATTTAAGCCTACCTAAAATGACCTGCGGAATATCTATATTTAAATACATTGACATAGGCTACAGTCTTGGATAGCCTAGTATACATTTGAACACAatgtgttatatatatatatatatatataacacattatatgtatatatacactaCAATTTGTATATGAATTGATATGCATTTAATCACAGACTTCACTCTCTGAGCTGTCTTTGATTCCAGAGAGGAAATACAGTAAGTGTCCCTTTGTTCCCAAGTGGAACGGGCTCTGCAGTTGTCCAACTGGAAAGACCTGTATTACTAtcaggaagagtgtgtgtctgtgcatggttgtgtgtaatGCGTATGCCGGTGTGAGTTAGAGACTAAAATGTGCCCTAGCTTTGAGGTGGTTCCAATGAATGTGTGGCACAAGCACATTTGTTTCTTGATATCATTAAACAAACAGATGACACTGGTTAGAGTAAGAATGTGGTGAATTCACACAAAACATGCTCTTAGATGTGGGTTGGTCTTACTGTAGTTGCAGTGCCTAGTTGGTGTTTAACTATGTTGGTGTAGAACAGTGTTTTTCAagctttttcagaccaaggaccacttaaccaataaaaaaactcATGGACaacctagctaaaaaaagagAGTAGACCTACAGCAACAGTGTCAACAGTATATCACACAaaaggcctactcactgaaccaccttgctaattgtctttgcaccttgcttattgtttcAGAGGATTCCTATgttttaaactggcataggcttacatagtgttgcagaactgtttggatttacatacaagttggttcaatattgcaaacaactcatttatattatattttaccatgtctgctcgcggaccacttgtgGTCCCCTGACCACACTTTGAGGAACGCTGTGGTAGAGCATGCAGAACCACTTCATCACTTCTACAGCACCCCCCACTGTGTTGCTGTAAGGCAGACTGCTTTGCTTCTGAATCAGTGGCTGTATGTCATAACTGcattgtgattttgtttttattgcttGGAGTTACAGTCTGAGCTTGATACTAGGTTACATCAAAGCTAATTGTGAGCCACATTGAACACTAATACTTTTGGCACCATAACATAATCGTTATTGCTGCATGATCACTATGGGGCAGTGGCTGTGATTTCTTTGTGGCTTTGTTGTGCACTCAGACACCCAACCCAGGCAGCGTTTCACAATGGTATGTGGGTGAGGATGGGAGGGGAGCGTCCTTCTCAGGTGGCTTTTCATTCAGCAGTCAAAGAGATCTGGGGGAACACACCCTCGGTCCAGTGGCACAGCTGAGCTGACGCCCAGTCGTTTGCTTGCGTCACAATCGGGAGCATGACTTGGGACGTACGGGAGTCACAGTGGAAAACAACCACTATGGCCCTGTGTGTCGGTGTGCGATGAACTCAAACGATCAGGTTTGGTAGACTGTCATGTGGTACTGGTTCGACACAAAGGTAGTACAGTGTTGTAGAGAAGGGGATCATTTTGACTTGGCTGAAGGATTCCATAGTGATTCAGTCATTGTTTGACTCACTGCAAAAGGGAAAATGATACTTGTGTAGCACGGTTCAGATGGCAATGGCAAACAAGGCATGGCGAGGCCATTGGGGTCACAAAAGCACTGACCACACAATTATTGTTTCTTTACTTTTATTCACTCAAGAAAATGAAATGGGAAACCACTGAATTGGTGATTTCAGTGATCACTAAATCAAATCAATTTTAGGACTTTTAAGTAGTTTTTCTGCTTTGACTTACTAGTTATCAAGTCATCTCTCCATGTATTAGGTTTTAGGTTATACATTACTGCACCACTATGTATTAGGCCACTACTATAGTGAAGAGAAACAGAACATTTGAAGCaacattaaaaacattaaaaagtcatgttatttcattgtgtatttcaggtaatatcaatcaaattgttgttttgttgttttgattgagtaaagataaatcaaatgaCCATATCCAATTACaattctactgaaattacttgcaaagcaaaataaaataaaaaaatatttatgacaagtcattaaaatggtggatatagcgttttggaaccaaactcttcatttgtttttctttccctgCTTGGAACATTCACTTGCACTCTAGTACTTGCTAATGCATTTATGCTCCATTCCCAACAACTGATGAAACTGTGCTTTGGTCCAACCTTGCAGTGGTGCTAATTGGGGATTCTGGCGTGGGAAAGAGCAACCTTCTGTCCCGCTTCACCCGAAACGAGTTCAACCTGGAGAGCAAAAGCACAATCGGGGTGGAGTTTGCCACACGTAGCATCCAGGTGGAGGGAAAGACCATCAAGGCGCAGATCTGGGACACAGCTGGCCAGGAGCGCTACAGGGCAATCACATCCGCGTAAGTCACTGTTAACCCCCGTCAGGGCAGTCACATCCGCGTAAGTTGGGTTGCAAAGTTTCGGGAATTTGGGAAACTTtgcaaattggaaactttccatgggaatatacggaaattaacaggaataaacgtgaattaatgggaataaactaggaatttttaatatggcaagttagtctataacagggaacttaaatgtagtggacaaaaccccatcttgcagcataatattagttaaaacaacaatttcagtcaaatttctaccctgcacatacgtcaatcccatgcacacagcaatcagcataggctactagacataaaggaaacccatgatgcgttcatgtgcatggggaaaataaattcccaatgaaaatgtcatctcatgtgggaataactggtgGAAGTTTGCAATGGAGTCTTCATTCAAATGGGTGTACGTAATTTTGCATAAACTGTAATGGGACgattaatctgtctgattaagcttgacaatttatatataatttacataatctataaggtttggttggggtggtatgttgtcattattttttatttgttttaccattttctgggattctaactgaacaaactgattgtcagtcaatgttccaaccaattggattttgttgttgagtggcgtggtgtatcttgggcagttcagtggtttcagtgttgcttagcacgctagtaaaccataggcagagaatgggattcccgctagcatgttagctatccttgtatgctaagctaagcgaaaatacgaacaaacaaatcatattgcttattacgaaacaaaatgttaatgtctgtatatgaaacagtaggagttaccaaaaattcccagttaattcccgtaaattcccattaattaccataatttcctttaattccatgaaagtttccaatttggaatatttccaaaattccccagcttaacttcccatggaaagtttccggaaattttccgcccctttgcaaccctacgCGTAAGTCACTGTAAACCCCCGTCAGGGCAGTCACATCCATGTAAGTACTTCCTACCCCCCTCACAGAGTGAAGAAATAGACACATTTATGCCTTACATAACTTGTGACATTGCTTATTGCATTGTGAAACATATGTCGGTAAACTATAAGTTGACCAAAGGTTCAGGTTGACTATATAATGGCCATCAGCAACAGTGTTGTAGCAGTAAGTTCATTCTCCAACTTTAATTTCATTAGTCATGTGCAACCCTTTTTACCTATTgacttttgtattttttattttatttaaacaagTCCAATGGGTGGCACTACCTATTTTAATCCCCTTCTGGGCTAATCATTTCCTTACCTTCATGTGTAGTTACTACCGAGGAGCTGTTGGTGCCCTCCTGGTGTACGACATCGCCAAGCACCTGACATACGAAAACGCCGAGCGCTGGTTGAAAGAGCTGCAGGACCACGCTGACAGCAACATCGTCATCATGCTGGTGGGCAACAAGAGTGACCTGCGTCACCTGAGAGCGGTGCCCACGGACGAGGCCAAGGCCTTCGCTGGTAGGTCGTCCGCTTCTGCTGCTTCTGCTTCCCATGTGTAAAGGCcttagggggcagccgtggcctactggttagtgcttcggacttgaaaccggagggttgccggttcgaacgccgaccagtaggaatggctgaagcacctaacccctcactgctccccgtgcGCCACTGtaggcaggcagctcactgtgtcaggat
Coding sequences within:
- the rab11al gene encoding RAB11a, member RAS oncogene family, like, which produces MATREDEYDYLFKVVLIGDSGVGKSNLLSRFTRNEFNLESKSTIGVEFATRSIQVEGKTIKAQIWDTAGQERYRAITSAYYRGAVGALLVYDIAKHLTYENAERWLKELQDHADSNIVIMLVGNKSDLRHLRAVPTDEAKAFAEKHGLSFLETSALDSSNVELAFQTILTAIYHIVSQRQMSGRSDADFSPNSNVVPITVQPTQSSAKQGACCQNN